One genomic segment of Amycolatopsis sp. WQ 127309 includes these proteins:
- a CDS encoding CsbD family protein gives MNDKIENKGEELKGRAKEAVGDATGNEQWQAEGKADQAKGSLKQAGEKIKDAIKGVKD, from the coding sequence GTGAACGACAAGATCGAGAACAAGGGTGAAGAGCTGAAGGGCCGGGCCAAGGAGGCCGTCGGCGACGCCACCGGCAACGAGCAGTGGCAGGCCGAAGGCAAGGCCGACCAGGCCAAGGGCTCCCTGAAGCAGGCCGGAGAGAAGATCAAGGACGCCATCAAGGGCGTCAAGGACTGA
- a CDS encoding FUSC family protein, translating into MVKGLIKGVGMLGFVVVVVGATAGIGVAVGLGNTVVLAGLTALFCFIAATGGPLRSDLVLLACYAPLVVAGVAGPRLLGAVSDVAAIALLTVVVFVAALLPALGSRFVTVGLGLGMASVFGYGFQLTGTASAGQIIGAPALAVGVAIVLRLLLGVGDPGKPTREALADALAGGGQDTAERAVRLWLADRPRKWQTRLLGAGVRARATAAILDDRRRALGEDQAGALRTILDAADAELAVLADAVRAKDAPDHLPAAERPDPGAGLPGETRRLVDELWSGVDAVRDAVLTRDESVVDIPRAAVRAALRHEAEGALSWRSAQLRHAVRCAIGMLLALVVARFRPGDPLTVSFLMTTFAVLQPEWRDTLSKAWQRVGGALGGAVVLALVLWLLPPGVLLPLALVALLAGFPLMRSRPTVFNGCMVLMSVGVNSATKHLDARTLLVEYVLLMVLAVVIALLFGFAAVPGVRKPSLAERFAEAVDTTRALLTEVAGALDGAPRGRLAPRFRAAARAQQDLRAPEPGSKPPEPGQQAALDAAAEGLRGLAASAGALLLRGGPTPMAGFTSTAALALGGAPITAPDVPLDEEQRLVADTVIADVLRVRHAAPALAG; encoded by the coding sequence GTGGTGAAAGGCCTGATCAAGGGCGTCGGGATGCTCGGGTTCGTCGTGGTCGTCGTCGGCGCGACGGCGGGCATCGGCGTGGCGGTCGGCCTCGGGAACACCGTGGTCCTGGCCGGGCTCACGGCGTTGTTCTGCTTCATCGCCGCCACGGGCGGGCCGCTGCGGTCCGACCTCGTGCTGCTCGCCTGCTACGCGCCCCTCGTGGTCGCCGGCGTGGCCGGTCCGCGGTTGCTGGGCGCGGTGTCGGACGTCGCCGCGATCGCGCTGCTCACCGTCGTCGTGTTCGTCGCCGCCCTGCTGCCCGCGCTCGGGTCGCGGTTCGTGACGGTCGGGCTCGGCCTGGGGATGGCGTCGGTGTTCGGGTACGGCTTCCAGCTGACCGGCACCGCGAGCGCCGGGCAGATCATCGGCGCGCCCGCGCTCGCCGTCGGCGTGGCGATCGTGCTGCGGCTCCTGCTCGGCGTCGGCGACCCCGGCAAGCCCACGCGGGAGGCGCTGGCCGACGCGCTCGCGGGCGGTGGCCAGGACACCGCCGAACGCGCGGTGCGGCTCTGGCTGGCCGACCGGCCGCGGAAGTGGCAGACCCGCCTGCTCGGCGCGGGTGTGCGAGCCCGCGCCACGGCCGCGATCCTCGACGACCGGCGGCGGGCCCTCGGCGAAGACCAGGCGGGCGCGCTGCGCACGATCCTCGACGCGGCGGACGCGGAACTCGCCGTCCTCGCCGACGCCGTCCGCGCCAAGGACGCCCCGGACCACTTGCCCGCGGCCGAGCGGCCGGATCCCGGCGCCGGCCTGCCCGGCGAAACGCGGCGGCTCGTCGACGAGCTGTGGTCCGGCGTCGACGCGGTCCGCGACGCCGTGCTCACCCGCGACGAGTCCGTTGTGGACATCCCGCGCGCGGCCGTGCGGGCGGCGCTGCGCCACGAGGCCGAAGGTGCGCTCTCCTGGCGTTCCGCGCAGCTGCGGCACGCGGTCCGCTGCGCGATCGGGATGCTGCTCGCCCTGGTCGTCGCGCGGTTCCGGCCGGGCGACCCGCTCACCGTGTCGTTCCTGATGACGACGTTCGCCGTGCTGCAGCCGGAGTGGCGGGACACGCTGAGCAAAGCGTGGCAGCGCGTCGGCGGTGCCCTGGGTGGCGCGGTCGTGCTGGCGCTGGTGCTGTGGCTGCTGCCGCCCGGCGTGTTGCTGCCGCTCGCGCTGGTGGCGCTGCTGGCCGGGTTCCCGCTGATGCGGAGCCGGCCGACGGTGTTCAACGGGTGCATGGTGCTCATGAGCGTCGGGGTGAACTCGGCGACGAAGCACCTCGACGCGCGGACGCTGCTGGTGGAGTACGTGCTGCTGATGGTGCTGGCCGTCGTGATCGCGCTGCTGTTCGGCTTCGCCGCCGTGCCGGGGGTGCGCAAGCCGTCCCTGGCCGAACGGTTCGCCGAGGCCGTGGACACGACCCGGGCCTTGCTCACCGAGGTCGCGGGGGCGCTGGACGGCGCACCGCGCGGGCGGCTCGCACCGCGGTTCCGGGCCGCGGCCCGCGCCCAGCAGGACCTGCGGGCGCCGGAACCGGGGAGCAAGCCGCCCGAGCCCGGTCAGCAGGCCGCGCTGGACGCGGCCGCGGAAGGCCTGCGCGGGCTCGCGGCGTCGGCGGGGGCGTTGCTGCTGCGCGGGGGCCCGACGCCGATGGCCGGGTTCACCTCGACGGCCGCCCTCGCGCTGGGCGGCGCGCCGATCACCGCCCCCGACGTGCCGCTCGACGAGGAGCAGCGCCTGGTGGCCGACACGGTGATCGCGGACGTCCTGCGCGTCCGCCACGCCGCCCCGGCCCTGGCCGGCTAG
- a CDS encoding ribosomal protein L7/L12 gives MDYTLLAVVVLVAAVALGASANDRRVNRLERRLARMELKLDAIAGHLGVAVAEPAQPKPADLPEVRQFLLEGKKIQAIKAYREHTGVGLKDAKDAVERMA, from the coding sequence ATGGACTACACGCTGCTGGCCGTCGTCGTGCTCGTCGCGGCCGTCGCCCTGGGCGCCTCGGCCAACGACCGCCGGGTCAACCGCCTCGAGCGCCGCCTCGCCCGGATGGAACTGAAGCTGGACGCCATCGCCGGGCACCTCGGCGTCGCCGTCGCGGAGCCGGCTCAGCCGAAGCCGGCCGACCTGCCCGAGGTACGGCAGTTCCTGCTGGAGGGCAAAAAGATCCAGGCGATCAAGGCCTACCGCGAGCACACGGGCGTGGGGCTCAAGGACGCGAAGGACGCCGTGGAGCGGATGGCCTAG
- a CDS encoding MBL fold metallo-hydrolase, translating into MTANLPDVTEAAPPIVGGEPVEVADGVFVLRDNRVPLVPNIGFVVGDRATLVVDTGLGRRNGEYVLAQAKRLAGGRPLYLTTTHFHPEHGFGAEVFAGAATIVANRAQRDELARKGAGYVRMFSGLGPAIAAELDGVTFVDPDVVYEGRAELDLGGHRVVLQEQGPAHSAGDQTVLVDGRVLFTGDLAETRMFPIAPYFPPHDTDFDGARWIAALDGMAELNPEVVVPGHGEIADVTLLHEIRGYLEHVQAEVTRLKTAGASAAETAAKVDEDARARWPEWDNPEWIALAATAFHSAG; encoded by the coding sequence ATGACCGCAAACCTGCCCGACGTGACGGAGGCGGCGCCGCCGATCGTGGGCGGTGAGCCGGTCGAGGTGGCCGACGGCGTCTTCGTCCTGCGCGACAACCGGGTGCCGCTCGTGCCCAACATCGGCTTCGTCGTCGGCGACCGGGCGACGCTGGTCGTCGACACCGGCCTCGGCCGGCGCAACGGCGAATACGTGCTGGCGCAAGCGAAACGGCTCGCCGGCGGGCGGCCGCTGTACCTGACGACGACGCACTTCCACCCGGAGCACGGCTTCGGCGCGGAGGTGTTCGCGGGCGCGGCGACGATCGTCGCCAACCGCGCCCAGCGCGACGAGCTGGCCCGCAAGGGCGCCGGGTACGTCCGGATGTTCAGCGGCCTCGGCCCCGCCATCGCCGCCGAGCTGGACGGCGTCACCTTCGTCGACCCGGACGTCGTCTACGAGGGCCGGGCGGAGCTCGACCTCGGCGGCCACCGGGTGGTGCTGCAGGAGCAGGGCCCGGCGCACAGCGCGGGCGACCAGACGGTGCTCGTCGACGGCCGCGTGCTGTTCACCGGCGACCTGGCGGAGACGCGGATGTTCCCGATCGCGCCGTACTTCCCGCCGCACGACACCGATTTCGACGGCGCCCGCTGGATCGCCGCGCTCGACGGCATGGCGGAGCTGAACCCGGAGGTGGTGGTCCCCGGTCACGGCGAAATCGCCGACGTCACGCTGCTGCACGAGATCCGCGGTTACCTCGAGCACGTCCAGGCCGAGGTGACGCGGCTGAAGACCGCCGGCGCGTCCGCGGCGGAGACGGCGGCGAAGGTCGACGAGGACGCACGGGCCCGCTGGCCGGAGTGGGACAATCCCGAGTGGATCGCCCTGGCGGCCACGGCCTTCCACTCGGCGGGCTGA
- a CDS encoding TetR/AcrR family transcriptional regulator — protein MTRERYHHGDLRGALLDGAEALVRERGADGWSLREATVRIGVSPSAAYHHFASRDALVRALSDRLVARLGERMGRAAARARGGPRHRLVAAARDYVRWAIEDPAVAGLIFAAHRAEPGEPVSPHPHDVFAAELDRLAEEGGLPASARPGAEIVVWSAMHGLATLMVDGLVRFDGPRAIDRQAERLIGAVLTGLEQELEPSSPWPLPRTSHTERKARENVGGPA, from the coding sequence ATGACGCGGGAGCGATACCACCACGGAGACCTGCGCGGCGCGCTGCTCGACGGCGCCGAGGCGCTGGTCCGCGAGCGCGGGGCCGACGGCTGGAGCCTGCGGGAGGCGACGGTGCGGATCGGGGTCAGCCCGAGCGCCGCCTACCACCACTTCGCGTCGCGGGACGCGCTGGTCCGCGCGTTGTCGGACCGGCTGGTCGCCCGGCTGGGTGAACGCATGGGCCGGGCCGCCGCCCGCGCCCGGGGCGGTCCGCGGCACCGGCTCGTCGCGGCCGCGCGCGACTACGTCCGCTGGGCGATCGAGGATCCCGCGGTCGCCGGGCTGATCTTCGCGGCGCACCGCGCCGAACCCGGCGAGCCGGTTTCGCCGCACCCGCACGACGTCTTCGCGGCCGAACTCGACCGGCTGGCCGAAGAAGGCGGTTTGCCCGCGTCGGCGCGGCCCGGGGCGGAGATCGTCGTCTGGTCGGCGATGCACGGCCTGGCCACGCTCATGGTCGACGGCCTCGTCCGGTTCGACGGCCCGCGGGCGATCGACCGCCAGGCCGAGCGGCTGATCGGGGCTGTGCTGACCGGACTGGAGCAGGAGCTCGAACCGTCGTCTCCGTGGCCACTCCCCCGGACTTCGCACACCGAGCGGAAAGCGCGCGAAAATGTCGGTGGTCCCGCTTAG
- a CDS encoding cysteine hydrolase family protein, with protein sequence MTTLTDRPNTALLVVDVQNGVMREAHDREAVVANIAALVDKARSAGVDVVWVQHTSDELPRDSETWQYIPELVRRDAEPLVHKTYGDSFEATDLEAVLASRGIGRLVVAGAQTDACIRSTLHGAIVRGYDATLVADAHTTEDLSAYGAPVPGQVIAHTNLYWQYQTAPGRTAGTLKTEEVDFGVKAAV encoded by the coding sequence ATGACCACACTCACCGACCGTCCGAACACCGCGCTGCTCGTCGTCGACGTGCAGAACGGCGTGATGCGGGAAGCCCACGACCGGGAGGCCGTCGTCGCCAACATCGCGGCGCTGGTGGACAAAGCGCGCTCGGCCGGCGTCGACGTCGTGTGGGTGCAGCACACCAGCGACGAGCTGCCGCGCGACAGCGAGACGTGGCAGTACATCCCGGAACTCGTCCGCCGCGACGCGGAGCCGCTGGTGCACAAGACGTACGGCGACTCGTTCGAGGCCACGGACCTCGAGGCCGTACTGGCGTCACGCGGTATCGGCAGGCTGGTGGTCGCGGGTGCGCAGACGGACGCGTGCATCCGCTCGACCCTGCACGGCGCGATCGTCCGCGGCTACGACGCGACGCTGGTCGCCGACGCGCACACCACCGAAGACCTGTCGGCCTACGGCGCGCCGGTGCCCGGGCAGGTCATCGCGCACACGAACCTGTACTGGCAGTACCAGACGGCGCCGGGCCGGACCGCGGGCACGCTGAAGACCGAGGAGGTGGACTTCGGGGTGAAGGCCGCGGTCTGA
- a CDS encoding antibiotic biosynthesis monooxygenase, whose translation MSSFTRPEPPYYAVIVSSKLDADHLGGYAAMDDRMTELGRAQPGYLGRESTTDADGRELTVLYYRDAESIAAWKQHPEHLEAQRRGREQWYADYRIEVAKVERAYGFERE comes from the coding sequence GTGTCCTCCTTCACGAGACCCGAACCGCCGTACTACGCCGTGATCGTCAGCAGCAAGCTGGACGCCGACCACCTCGGCGGTTACGCGGCGATGGACGACCGCATGACCGAGCTGGGGCGCGCCCAGCCGGGCTACCTGGGCCGCGAGTCCACGACCGACGCCGACGGCCGCGAGCTGACGGTGCTGTACTACCGCGACGCGGAGTCGATCGCGGCGTGGAAACAGCACCCGGAGCACCTCGAAGCCCAACGGCGGGGCCGGGAGCAGTGGTACGCGGACTACCGCATCGAGGTCGCCAAGGTGGAACGCGCCTACGGCTTCGAGCGCGAGTGA
- a CDS encoding serine hydrolase, whose amino-acid sequence MSTETLVRELRADLADGGLRGSFLVRDLASGRELGIDPDRVFPIASLVKVPLAAVTLERIRRGELDGATQVEVEPSGVTTPGPIGLTRFRHPARVAVDDLVYLSTSLSDGAAADVLFELTPPAEVTRVLDEWGVPGIAVRHLMRDLIDTPAERFESGDVDLAHALAIGAVTAGQGHRLAQLDVTRANSASARALLDLLQALWTPSKIDPAVAAGVRELMGLNVLRHRLTPDFASDASKWSSKTGTLLNLRHEAGVVEHADGRAFGVVALTESRVPAVLQPEAEVVMSRVARALRDHLRAAGKPVGRGISGA is encoded by the coding sequence TTGAGCACCGAAACGCTGGTCCGGGAGCTGCGGGCCGACCTGGCCGACGGTGGGCTCCGCGGCTCGTTCCTGGTCCGCGACCTGGCGTCCGGGCGGGAGCTGGGGATCGACCCGGACCGGGTGTTCCCGATCGCGTCGCTGGTCAAGGTCCCGCTCGCGGCGGTGACCCTGGAGCGGATCCGCCGGGGCGAGCTCGACGGCGCGACCCAGGTGGAGGTCGAGCCCAGCGGTGTCACCACCCCCGGCCCGATCGGCCTGACGCGGTTCCGCCACCCGGCCCGCGTCGCCGTCGACGACCTGGTCTACCTGAGCACCTCCCTGAGCGACGGCGCCGCGGCCGACGTCCTGTTCGAGCTGACCCCGCCGGCCGAGGTCACCCGGGTGCTGGACGAGTGGGGTGTGCCCGGCATCGCCGTGCGCCACCTGATGCGCGACCTCATCGACACCCCGGCCGAGCGCTTCGAGTCCGGCGACGTCGACCTGGCCCACGCACTGGCCATCGGCGCGGTCACGGCGGGCCAGGGCCACCGGCTCGCGCAGCTCGACGTCACCCGCGCGAACTCCGCATCGGCGCGGGCGCTGCTCGACCTGCTGCAGGCCCTGTGGACGCCGTCGAAGATCGACCCCGCGGTGGCGGCCGGCGTCCGGGAGCTGATGGGCCTCAACGTCCTGCGGCACCGCCTGACCCCCGACTTCGCCTCGGACGCGTCGAAGTGGTCGTCGAAGACCGGCACCCTGCTGAACCTGCGGCACGAAGCGGGCGTCGTCGAGCACGCCGACGGCCGCGCGTTCGGCGTCGTCGCCCTCACCGAGTCCCGGGTCCCGGCCGTGCTCCAGCCCGAGGCGGAGGTCGTGATGTCCCGGGTGGCGCGAGCCCTGCGGGACCACCTGCGCGCGGCCGGAAAACCGGTTGGGCGCGGGATTTCCGGCGCCTAG
- a CDS encoding LysR family transcriptional regulator codes for MVVDLVGGCRAFVSVSEAGSFTAGAALARIPQPVASRRIAALERHLGERLFDRSTRRATLTPFGRDMLPPAKRLVRLAEAMEHDARRARLRPMRVAVPDTCGVRDLAELAAEARALEVHLEFRAAMPGERAELVRTQEVRAALVAVPAEEGAWAVPLGLAGVATPPATVVHLETLRAGRSGGTRRRVWLQPEDDVPHVRDRVLRIRDAVGLQPAQVAVAASLTSAAADVFGSADLLLCSAAQAADLGLQWRPIGEIDLARGFDVTAALGADADRLRTGLWAAVGRCLGAAGT; via the coding sequence GTGGTCGTGGACCTGGTCGGCGGCTGCAGAGCGTTCGTGAGCGTGAGCGAAGCGGGGAGCTTCACCGCGGGCGCGGCGCTCGCGCGCATCCCGCAGCCGGTCGCCAGCCGCCGCATCGCCGCGCTCGAACGCCACCTCGGCGAGCGGCTCTTCGACCGGTCGACCCGCCGGGCCACGCTCACCCCGTTCGGCCGCGACATGCTGCCCCCGGCGAAACGCCTGGTCCGGCTGGCCGAGGCGATGGAACACGACGCCCGGCGCGCCCGGCTGCGGCCGATGCGGGTGGCCGTCCCGGACACCTGCGGCGTCCGGGACCTCGCCGAACTCGCCGCCGAAGCCCGCGCGCTGGAGGTCCACCTGGAGTTCCGCGCGGCGATGCCGGGGGAGCGGGCCGAGCTCGTCCGCACCCAGGAGGTGCGCGCCGCGCTCGTCGCGGTCCCGGCCGAGGAGGGCGCGTGGGCCGTCCCGCTGGGCCTGGCCGGTGTGGCGACGCCGCCGGCGACGGTCGTGCACCTGGAGACCTTGCGCGCCGGCCGCTCGGGCGGCACGCGGCGGCGCGTCTGGCTGCAGCCCGAGGACGACGTCCCGCACGTGCGCGACCGCGTGCTGCGGATCCGCGACGCGGTGGGCCTGCAACCCGCCCAGGTCGCCGTGGCCGCGTCGCTGACCTCGGCCGCGGCCGACGTCTTCGGCTCGGCGGACCTGCTGTTGTGCTCGGCCGCGCAGGCCGCCGACCTCGGGCTACAGTGGCGGCCGATCGGGGAGATCGACCTCGCGCGCGGCTTCGACGTCACCGCCGCGCTGGGGGCGGACGCCGACCGGCTGCGCACCGGGTTGTGGGCGGCGGTCGGGCGATGTCTCGGCGCCGCCGGGACCTGA
- the bla gene encoding class A beta-lactamase, giving the protein MSFPHVRRAALAAMALAALTACAAPEAAPAAPTPSSRPASPQVTPQPDFAPLEAQFDARLGVYAVDTGTGREVTRHADDRFGYASTHKAFSAGAVLQRTSLPGLEKVLKYTRADLQENSPVTEKHVDTGISLRDAMDAALRYSDNTAANLLFRELGGPAGLGAALRGIGDTTTHVDRTEPGLNDLAPGDIRDTSTPRAMAASLRAFTLGTALPPEKRTVLTGMMRANTTGGALIRAGAPADWAVADKTGTGSYATRNDIAVVWPPGRAPIVLVVLSDRKTPDAKPDDRLIAAAAKLALDALR; this is encoded by the coding sequence GTGTCGTTCCCCCACGTCAGGAGGGCCGCGCTCGCCGCGATGGCGCTCGCCGCGCTGACCGCCTGCGCCGCTCCGGAAGCCGCACCCGCGGCCCCCACGCCGTCGTCCCGGCCGGCTTCACCGCAGGTCACGCCGCAACCGGACTTCGCGCCGCTCGAAGCCCAGTTCGACGCCCGGCTCGGCGTCTACGCGGTGGACACCGGCACCGGCCGCGAAGTCACGCGCCACGCCGACGACCGCTTCGGGTACGCCTCGACGCACAAGGCGTTCTCCGCGGGCGCGGTCCTGCAGCGCACCAGCCTGCCGGGGCTCGAGAAGGTGCTGAAGTACACCCGGGCCGACCTGCAGGAGAACTCGCCGGTCACCGAGAAGCACGTCGACACCGGCATCTCCCTGCGCGACGCGATGGACGCCGCCCTGCGCTACAGCGACAACACCGCCGCCAACCTGCTGTTCCGCGAGCTCGGCGGGCCGGCCGGGCTCGGCGCCGCGCTGCGCGGGATCGGCGACACGACCACCCACGTCGACCGGACCGAGCCCGGGCTCAACGACCTCGCGCCCGGCGACATCCGCGACACCAGCACCCCGCGCGCGATGGCCGCCAGTCTGCGCGCGTTCACCCTCGGCACGGCACTGCCGCCGGAGAAGCGGACCGTGCTGACCGGCATGATGCGGGCCAACACCACCGGCGGGGCGCTGATCCGGGCGGGCGCGCCGGCGGACTGGGCCGTCGCCGACAAGACCGGCACCGGCTCCTACGCGACGCGCAACGACATCGCCGTCGTCTGGCCGCCCGGGCGGGCGCCGATCGTGCTCGTGGTCCTGTCGGACCGGAAGACGCCGGACGCGAAGCCCGACGACCGGCTGATCGCGGCCGCCGCCAAGCTCGCGCTCGACGCCCTGCGCTGA
- a CDS encoding sigma-70 family RNA polymerase sigma factor: MGSAPPPDIVLVRDALGGDHEAVQQLFRLLRPIVLAYCRKRLGRENATTTAEDCTQEVLFAVLVALPRYPYRSDKFLSWVFGIAAHKTADVHRDRNRSHERFTPLPDPEAATDPAWRLPAAADDFAEVEERLQVRRVLNRLPRHYRQVVTLRVLLGYSAGETAELLGMPSPEAVRVTQFRAIRRLRRVIRYAAV, encoded by the coding sequence GTGGGATCAGCTCCGCCGCCGGACATCGTGCTGGTCCGGGACGCGCTCGGCGGCGACCACGAGGCGGTGCAGCAGCTCTTCCGGCTGCTGCGGCCGATCGTGCTCGCCTACTGCCGCAAGCGGCTCGGCCGCGAGAACGCCACGACGACGGCCGAGGACTGCACCCAGGAGGTGCTCTTCGCCGTGCTCGTGGCCCTGCCGCGCTACCCCTACCGGTCCGACAAGTTCCTGTCGTGGGTGTTCGGCATCGCGGCGCACAAGACCGCCGACGTGCACCGCGACCGCAACCGCAGCCACGAACGCTTCACCCCGCTCCCCGACCCCGAAGCGGCGACCGACCCGGCCTGGCGCCTTCCGGCCGCGGCCGACGACTTCGCGGAGGTCGAAGAGCGCCTCCAGGTGCGGCGCGTACTGAACCGGCTGCCGCGGCACTACCGCCAAGTGGTGACGTTGCGGGTGCTGCTGGGCTATTCCGCCGGGGAAACGGCGGAGCTGCTCGGCATGCCGAGCCCCGAAGCGGTGCGGGTGACCCAGTTCCGTGCGATCCGCCGGCTGCGCCGGGTGATCCGGTACGCCGCGGTCTGA
- a CDS encoding ATP-binding protein, with product MPSGLTLRLTSRPGSALVTVSGDLDLPGYASLRDGLLKVAADTPPGIVADVSALTMDELAPASVFPLVARRIDGWPGIPLSLVTNRHAHVRLLRASGIDRFVAVHPDVETAEHHQSTPIRRRVARTLPRTGGAAPLARSFVRELAGRWNVPELVYDGTLIAGELADNAVRHTSSIPEVRLDLRRGLLTVAVADDDPRPAVLLERPDVRSPGVGLAIVAHAATVWGSSRRWSGGKVVWAVLTSARHRERGEPV from the coding sequence GTGCCCTCCGGACTGACGCTGCGCCTGACGTCCCGGCCCGGCAGTGCCCTGGTGACCGTGAGCGGAGACCTGGACCTGCCCGGCTACGCGTCCCTGCGGGACGGCCTGCTCAAGGTCGCGGCCGACACGCCGCCGGGCATCGTCGCCGACGTCAGCGCGCTGACCATGGACGAGCTCGCGCCGGCCAGCGTCTTCCCGCTGGTCGCCCGGCGCATCGACGGCTGGCCGGGCATCCCGCTGTCCCTGGTCACGAACCGGCACGCGCACGTGCGGCTGTTGCGCGCCTCGGGGATCGACCGGTTCGTCGCGGTGCACCCGGACGTGGAGACGGCCGAGCACCACCAGAGCACGCCGATCCGGCGCCGGGTGGCCCGGACCCTGCCCCGCACGGGCGGCGCCGCCCCGCTGGCCCGCTCGTTCGTCCGTGAGCTGGCCGGGCGGTGGAACGTGCCCGAGCTGGTCTACGACGGCACCCTGATCGCCGGCGAGCTGGCCGACAACGCCGTCCGGCACACGTCGTCGATCCCGGAGGTGCGGCTGGACCTGCGCCGGGGGTTGCTGACCGTGGCGGTCGCCGACGACGACCCGCGGCCGGCGGTGCTGCTGGAGCGGCCGGACGTGCGCAGCCCGGGTGTCGGCCTCGCCATCGTCGCGCACGCGGCGACGGTCTGGGGCAGCAGCCGCCGGTGGTCCGGCGGCAAGGTCGTCTGGGCGGTCCTCACCTCGGCCCGGCACCGCGAGCGCGGCGAGCCGGTCTGA
- a CDS encoding MiaB/RimO family radical SAM methylthiotransferase, whose protein sequence is MVTLGCARNEVDSDELAARLDASGWRLAEPGAEADVVVVNTCGFIEAAKKESIDTVLAASGKGAKVVAVGCMAERYGRELADALPEADAVLSFDDYPEIGARIEDVVNGRAHPAHTPQDRRLLLPITPVQRPAAVTAPVPGHGPASGPRPLRYRLGGGPVAPLKLASGCDRRCTFCAIPSFRGAFVSRPPTEILAEAEWLAGHGVRELVLVSENSTSYGKDLGDLQALEKLLPRLTAVVDRVRVNYLQPAELRPSLLETIAGTPGVAPYFDLSFQHASGSVLRRMRRFGDRDRFLQLLEKIRAVAPGAGVRSNFIAGFPGETDAEFAEAKRFLDEARLDVAGVFGYSDEDGTEAVDLPGKVPADVLAERVEELSLLAEETGSRRAAERIGSVVEVLVGPAGHGWAAHQGPEVDGTVTFTGTAPAAGELVRAEVVGADGPDLEARLQPA, encoded by the coding sequence ATGGTCACCTTGGGCTGCGCGCGCAACGAGGTCGACTCCGACGAGCTGGCCGCGCGCCTGGACGCGTCGGGGTGGCGCCTCGCCGAACCGGGCGCCGAAGCCGACGTCGTCGTCGTGAACACCTGCGGCTTCATCGAAGCCGCGAAGAAGGAGTCCATCGACACGGTCCTGGCCGCGTCCGGCAAGGGCGCGAAGGTGGTCGCCGTCGGCTGCATGGCCGAGCGCTACGGCCGTGAACTCGCCGACGCGCTGCCCGAAGCCGACGCCGTGCTCTCCTTCGACGACTACCCGGAGATCGGCGCCCGCATCGAGGACGTCGTCAACGGGCGCGCGCACCCCGCGCACACCCCGCAGGACCGCCGGCTGCTGCTGCCGATCACGCCGGTGCAGCGGCCCGCCGCGGTGACCGCGCCGGTTCCCGGCCACGGCCCGGCCAGCGGGCCGAGGCCGTTGCGGTACCGGCTCGGCGGCGGGCCGGTCGCCCCGCTCAAGCTGGCGTCGGGCTGCGACCGCCGCTGCACCTTCTGCGCCATTCCCAGTTTCCGCGGCGCGTTCGTGTCCCGGCCGCCGACCGAGATCCTCGCCGAGGCCGAATGGCTGGCCGGCCACGGCGTCCGCGAACTGGTGCTGGTGAGCGAGAACTCCACGTCGTACGGGAAGGACCTCGGCGACCTGCAGGCCTTGGAGAAACTGCTGCCGCGGCTCACCGCCGTCGTCGACCGGGTGCGGGTGAACTACCTGCAGCCCGCCGAACTGCGCCCGAGCCTGCTCGAAACGATCGCCGGGACACCCGGTGTCGCGCCGTACTTCGACCTGTCGTTCCAGCACGCCAGCGGGTCGGTGCTGCGCCGGATGCGCCGCTTCGGCGACCGCGATCGGTTCCTGCAGCTGCTGGAGAAGATCCGCGCGGTGGCGCCGGGGGCCGGCGTGCGGTCCAACTTCATCGCGGGCTTCCCCGGTGAGACCGACGCCGAGTTCGCCGAGGCCAAGCGCTTCCTCGATGAAGCCAGGCTGGACGTCGCCGGCGTGTTCGGCTACTCGGACGAGGACGGCACCGAAGCCGTCGACCTGCCGGGCAAGGTGCCCGCCGACGTGCTCGCGGAGCGCGTCGAGGAGCTGTCGCTCCTGGCGGAGGAAACCGGGAGCCGGCGCGCGGCCGAGCGGATCGGCTCGGTCGTCGAGGTGCTGGTCGGACCCGCCGGGCACGGCTGGGCCGCGCACCAGGGACCCGAAGTCGACGGGACCGTCACGTTCACCGGGACGGCCCCGGCGGCGGGTGAGCTGGTCCGGGCCGAAGTCGTCGGCGCCGACGGCCCCGACCTCGAAGCGCGGCTCCAGCCGGCGTAG